The following are encoded together in the Deltaproteobacteria bacterium genome:
- a CDS encoding NAD(P)(+) transhydrogenase (Re/Si-specific) subunit beta: MQRNLLQLFYLLSAILFVMGLRGLSHPKTARRGMFLAEFGMLLAIVGTLLHHEIIGYKWIAAGLVLGTLIGVPMAIWIPMTAVPQRTALSHSFGALAASLIGISEYYRHGAALGTVRVGVIGVEVMLGSLTFTGSLMAAGKLQGLIRGYPITYKGQNFFNLSILAAMLALIVALMFIPASTTAFYSLVGLAFFFGVMLILPIGAADMPVVIALLNSYAGLTDAAMGFMLDNKIQIITGSLDGSSGFILSILMCRAMNRSITNVLFGAFGKVVEQPAGALEAKKPIRQCSIEEAAEILGTARTAVFVPGYGMAVSQAQHRVREVADVLKNKGVTVRYGIHAVAGRMPGHMNVLLAEANVPYDELYDMDQINSQFPETDVVVVVGANDVVNPAAKRLRGSPIYGMPILEVEKARVVIVCKRSLAAGFAGIDNELYYGDKTLMLFGDAKETMVKLTAALKE; encoded by the coding sequence ATGCAGCGCAACCTGCTCCAGCTCTTCTATCTGCTCTCCGCGATCCTCTTCGTGATGGGATTGCGCGGGCTGAGCCATCCGAAAACGGCGCGCCGCGGGATGTTCCTCGCCGAGTTCGGGATGCTGCTCGCCATCGTCGGAACCCTGCTTCACCACGAAATCATCGGCTACAAGTGGATCGCCGCCGGACTGGTGCTGGGAACGCTGATCGGCGTGCCGATGGCGATCTGGATCCCGATGACCGCCGTCCCCCAGCGCACGGCGCTTTCGCACTCCTTCGGGGCGCTGGCTGCTTCGTTGATCGGCATCTCCGAGTACTACCGGCACGGGGCGGCGCTGGGCACGGTGCGGGTCGGCGTGATCGGCGTGGAGGTGATGCTGGGTTCCTTGACGTTCACCGGTAGCTTGATGGCGGCGGGGAAACTGCAGGGGCTCATCCGCGGATACCCGATCACCTACAAGGGACAGAATTTCTTCAATCTCTCCATCCTGGCGGCGATGCTGGCCCTCATCGTCGCCCTGATGTTCATCCCGGCGTCGACGACCGCTTTCTATTCCCTGGTCGGGCTCGCCTTCTTCTTCGGCGTGATGCTGATCCTGCCCATCGGCGCCGCCGACATGCCGGTGGTGATCGCCCTCCTCAACTCCTACGCCGGGCTCACCGACGCCGCGATGGGATTCATGCTCGACAACAAGATCCAGATCATCACCGGGTCGCTGGACGGATCGTCCGGATTCATCCTCTCCATCCTGATGTGCCGGGCGATGAACCGGTCCATCACCAACGTCCTGTTCGGCGCCTTTGGCAAGGTCGTGGAGCAGCCAGCCGGCGCGCTCGAAGCAAAGAAGCCCATCCGCCAGTGCTCGATCGAGGAAGCGGCGGAAATCCTCGGCACGGCGCGAACGGCCGTCTTCGTCCCGGGATACGGCATGGCGGTCTCACAGGCCCAGCACAGGGTGCGCGAGGTGGCCGACGTGCTGAAGAACAAGGGCGTCACGGTCCGCTACGGCATCCACGCCGTCGCGGGCCGCATGCCAGGCCACATGAACGTGCTGCTCGCCGAGGCCAACGTGCCCTACGACGAGCTCTACGACATGGACCAGATCAATTCGCAATTTCCGGAGACCGACGTCGTGGTCGTCGTCGGCGCCAACGACGTCGTCAACCCCGCCGCCAAGCGGCTGCGCGGCAGTCCCATCTACGGGATGCCCATCCTGGAGGTCGAGAAGGCGAGGGTGGTCATCGTCTGCAAGCGTAGCCTGGCGGCGGGG
- a CDS encoding NAD(P) transhydrogenase subunit alpha: MIDLGLIGDLYVFVLAGFLGYQVISRVSPLLHTPLMSATNAISGISLVGSLVVAGAGYNEVSTLLGFVAVTASTINVVGGFLITDRILKMFRAGK; encoded by the coding sequence ATGATCGACCTGGGGTTGATCGGCGACCTGTACGTCTTCGTGCTGGCCGGGTTCCTCGGCTACCAAGTCATCTCGCGGGTGTCGCCTCTGCTGCACACGCCGCTGATGTCGGCCACCAACGCGATCTCCGGGATCTCGCTGGTCGGATCGCTGGTCGTCGCCGGAGCCGGGTACAACGAGGTCAGCACGTTGCTCGGCTTCGTCGCCGTCACGGCATCCACCATCAACGTGGTGGGCGGATTCCTCATCACCGACCGGATTCTGAAGATGTTCCGCGCCGGCAAGTAG
- a CDS encoding succinate dehydrogenase/fumarate reductase iron-sulfur subunit, whose protein sequence is MKATFSIWRGDAQGGAFRDYATEVSEGMVVLDAVHRIQAEQANDLAVRWNCKAGKCGSCSAEIDGLPRLMCMTRLSDLPLERTISIAPMKTFPKIRDLVTDVSWNFDVKKRIKKFKPRPPDAPDGTWRMAQADIERVQEFRKCIECFLCQDVCHVLREHQLNQRFIGPRFFAYVAALEMHPLDTEDRVAELKEAEGIGLCNITKCCTRVCPEDINITDNAIIPLKERVVDRMYDPLVRLFRLFRT, encoded by the coding sequence ATGAAGGCCACCTTCTCCATCTGGCGCGGCGATGCGCAGGGCGGTGCCTTCCGCGACTACGCCACCGAAGTTTCCGAGGGCATGGTGGTACTCGACGCGGTCCACCGCATCCAGGCGGAGCAGGCCAACGATCTGGCGGTGCGCTGGAACTGCAAGGCGGGCAAGTGCGGCTCGTGCTCGGCGGAGATCGACGGACTTCCCCGCTTGATGTGCATGACGCGGCTCAGCGATCTGCCTCTCGAGCGAACGATCTCGATCGCGCCGATGAAGACGTTTCCGAAGATCAGGGACCTGGTCACCGACGTCTCGTGGAACTTCGACGTCAAGAAGCGGATCAAGAAGTTCAAGCCCCGGCCGCCCGACGCGCCCGACGGCACCTGGCGCATGGCCCAGGCCGATATCGAGCGTGTGCAGGAGTTCCGCAAGTGCATCGAGTGCTTCCTCTGCCAGGACGTCTGCCACGTGCTCCGCGAGCACCAGCTGAACCAACGGTTCATCGGGCCGCGCTTCTTCGCCTACGTGGCGGCGCTGGAGATGCACCCGCTCGACACCGAGGACCGCGTCGCGGAGTTGAAGGAAGCGGAGGGGATCGGGCTCTGCAACATCACCAAATGCTGTACCCGGGTCTGTCCGGAAGACATCAACATCACCGACAATGCCATCATCCCCCTCAAGGAGCGGGTCGTGGATCGGATGTACGATCCGCTCGTCAGGCTCTTCCGGCTCTTCCGCACCTGA
- a CDS encoding fumarate reductase/succinate dehydrogenase flavoprotein subunit yields the protein MLGAHSEIAHGARGSAHPDRLRPHRKARPVVDVAAAHLPRARLVRRLHHLGGAPGQALRLRQLPLAVLFAGPVRRRSPRLVRTPAGVVARVAALHPRNPHSLGARRVPTHLLLLPRRVLQSVLGRPALVRGERAPRALPRRGLIAARPAERAPLLPLPGVAIPAHSRARRLEGDVVRGPVGTTLRNRPWHAGPRRQRRSPRRVLSRLPLPAPRGGRRSRPAFRLASAAHRVRLRELPQPGAHVLGLGQPLRRGARRSLCAALLDGGPQRLEDPLSAQVQTHEHDVLVIGAGGAGLRAAIEASAAKVSVGLVCKSLLGKAHTVMAEGGIAAALANVDERDSWKVHFADTMRGGQYVNNWRIAELHAKESHDRVREPEAWGALFDRTKDGRILQRNFGGHRYPRLAHVGDRTGLEMIRTLQDHGIHQGIDVHMECTVVTLLQDGDRVCGAFGYDRERGLLHVFRAGAVVLATGGIGKAYKITSNSWEYTGDGHALAYDAGAELMDMEFVQFHPTGMVWPPSVQGILVTEGVRGEGGVLLNKEGRRFLFDDIPENYSSQTAADEDEGWRYTQGDKSARRPPELLTRDHVARCIVREIREGRGSPHGGVFLDISWIKRRVQNAEQVIKKKLPSMYHQFMKLADIDITKEAMEVGPTTHYIMGGVRVDAETQASTVPGLFAAGECAAGLHGANRLGGNSLSDLLVFGERAGAHAARFAKDHRTARIDQAQVDEAARRTLAPFEREVVGDGVGPYRIQHELQEMMQELVGIVRREEEMRRALEELAKLRERASRVRVDGNRAYNPGWHTALDLSALLTVSEAVARSALERRESRGAHFRDDLPKPDSAFGKLNVVVKKGSGGEMRVERRPIPEMPAELKQIIEQMK from the coding sequence ATGCTCGGCGCACACTCGGAGATTGCGCATGGCGCCAGGGGAAGCGCTCACCCAGATCGGCTTCGGCCGCACCGCAAGGCGCGACCGGTGGTGGACGTCGCCGCTGCTCACCTTCCTCGGGCTCGGCTCGTTCGTCGTCTACACCACCTGGGCGGCGCTCCAGGGCAAGCACTACGCCTACGGCAACTACCTCTCGCCGTTCTATTCGCCGGTCCTGTTCGGCGACGCTCCCCACGCCTGGTTCGGACCCCAGCCGGGGTGGTGGCCAGGGTGGCTGCTCTTCACCCCCGCAATCCTCATTCTCTGGGCGCCCGGCGGGTTCCGACTCACCTGCTACTACTACCGCGGCGCGTACTACAAAGCGTTCTGGGCCGACCCGCCCTCGTGCGCGGTGAGCGAGCCCCGCGCGCGCTACCGCGGCGAGGCCTCATTGCCGCTCGTCCTGCAGAACGCGCACCGCTACTTCCTCTACCTGGCGTTGCCATTCCTGCTCATTCTCGCGCACGACGTCTGGAAGGCGATGTGGTTCGAGGGCCCGTCGGGACAACGCTTCGGAATCGGCCTTGGCACGCTGGTCCTCGCCGCCAACGTCGTTCTCCTCGGCGGGTACTCTCTCGGCTGCCACTCCCTGCGCCACGTGGTGGGCGGAGGTCTCGACCGGCTTTCCGGCTCGCCAGCGCGGCGCACCGCGTACGACTGCGTGAGCTGCCTCAACCGGGGGCACATGTCCTGGGCCTGGGCCAGCCTCTTCGGCGTGGCGCTCGCCGATCTCTATGTGCGGCTTTGCTCGATGGGGGTCCTCAGAGACTGGAGGATCCTCTGAGCGCGCAGGTACAGACCCACGAGCACGACGTTCTCGTGATCGGCGCGGGGGGCGCCGGCCTGCGAGCGGCCATCGAGGCTTCGGCCGCAAAGGTATCCGTCGGGCTGGTCTGCAAGTCGCTGCTCGGGAAGGCGCACACCGTGATGGCCGAGGGCGGCATCGCGGCGGCCCTCGCCAACGTCGACGAACGCGACAGCTGGAAGGTCCACTTCGCCGACACCATGCGCGGCGGGCAGTACGTCAACAACTGGCGCATCGCCGAGCTGCACGCCAAGGAATCTCACGACCGCGTGCGCGAGCCCGAGGCCTGGGGAGCGCTCTTCGATCGGACAAAGGACGGCCGCATCCTGCAGCGCAACTTCGGCGGACATCGCTATCCGCGGCTGGCTCACGTGGGCGATCGGACCGGCCTGGAGATGATTCGTACCTTGCAGGACCACGGCATCCACCAGGGGATCGACGTGCACATGGAGTGCACGGTCGTCACTCTGCTGCAGGACGGCGACCGCGTCTGCGGCGCCTTCGGGTATGACCGCGAGCGCGGCCTGCTCCACGTCTTTCGCGCCGGCGCCGTCGTTCTCGCCACCGGCGGAATCGGCAAGGCCTACAAGATCACCAGCAACAGCTGGGAATACACCGGCGATGGCCACGCGCTCGCGTACGATGCCGGCGCGGAGCTGATGGACATGGAATTCGTCCAGTTCCATCCCACCGGCATGGTCTGGCCGCCCAGCGTGCAGGGGATCCTGGTCACCGAGGGAGTGCGCGGCGAAGGCGGGGTTCTGCTGAACAAGGAGGGCCGCCGCTTCCTCTTCGACGACATCCCCGAGAACTACAGTAGCCAGACCGCCGCCGACGAGGACGAGGGCTGGCGGTACACGCAGGGCGACAAGAGCGCGCGAAGGCCCCCGGAGCTGCTCACACGCGATCACGTCGCCCGCTGCATCGTGCGCGAGATCCGCGAGGGTCGCGGGAGCCCGCACGGCGGCGTGTTTCTCGACATCAGCTGGATCAAGCGCCGGGTGCAGAACGCCGAGCAGGTGATCAAGAAGAAGCTGCCCAGCATGTACCACCAGTTCATGAAGCTGGCGGACATCGACATCACCAAGGAAGCGATGGAGGTGGGTCCGACCACGCACTACATCATGGGCGGAGTGCGCGTCGACGCCGAGACGCAGGCGTCCACCGTTCCGGGACTCTTCGCAGCTGGAGAATGCGCCGCCGGCCTGCACGGCGCGAATCGGCTGGGAGGAAACTCGCTCTCCGATCTGCTGGTCTTTGGTGAGCGCGCCGGAGCTCATGCGGCACGCTTCGCGAAGGATCATCGCACGGCGCGCATCGATCAGGCGCAGGTCGACGAGGCGGCGCGCCGCACCCTGGCGCCCTTCGAGCGCGAGGTGGTCGGCGACGGTGTGGGACCGTACCGCATCCAGCACGAGCTCCAGGAGATGATGCAGGAGCTGGTCGGTATCGTGCGCCGCGAGGAAGAGATGAGGCGGGCGTTGGAAGAGCTGGCAAAGCTGCGCGAGCGCGCCTCCCGCGTCCGCGTCGACGGAAACCGCGCCTACAATCCGGGCTGGCACACCGCGCTCGACTTGAGCGCGCTCCTCACCGTCTCCGAGGCCGTGGCTCGCTCGGCGCTGGAGCGGCGCGAGAGCCGCGGCGCTCACTTCCGCGACGACCTGCCCAAGCCCGATTCGGCTTTCGGCAAGCTAAACGTCGTGGTGAAGAAAGGTAGCGGCGGGGAAATGCGCGTCGAGAGAAGGCCAATTCCCGAAATGCCAGCGGAGCTGAAGCAGATCATCGAGCAGATGAAATGA
- a CDS encoding GFA family protein, protein MVTGSCHCGGTKVEVSVAPSSVTSCNCTFCSKRGALWAYYDLDQVRLVADEHRARYQRPGRPVAHHHCAVCGCSTWSDSPVWVDGKPHPTQRRLLVNARLFDDFDLAAVPVRHIDGRTGW, encoded by the coding sequence ATGGTTACGGGAAGCTGTCACTGCGGAGGGACGAAGGTCGAAGTCAGCGTGGCGCCGTCGTCCGTCACGTCCTGCAACTGCACGTTCTGTTCGAAACGAGGGGCGCTCTGGGCGTACTACGACCTGGACCAGGTGAGACTCGTCGCGGACGAGCACAGGGCCAGGTACCAACGCCCCGGTCGTCCGGTCGCTCACCATCACTGCGCAGTGTGCGGGTGCAGCACATGGAGCGATTCCCCGGTCTGGGTCGACGGCAAGCCGCACCCGACGCAGCGGCGCCTGCTGGTCAACGCGCGATTGTTCGATGATTTCGATCTTGCGGCCGTACCGGTGCGGCATATCGACGGCCGTACCGGCTGGTGA